The Brassica oleracea var. oleracea cultivar TO1000 chromosome C7, BOL, whole genome shotgun sequence sequence TTTATACCCGTAGAAATTTTAACACTGATAGAAAGATTTTATCAGAGAGAGAAGAGAAGGTCGAGGTTGAGAGATGCGTAATACAACGAACGTAAATGGTCGTATATATAGAAAGAAATTCACTGTGCAAATAATGCAGCGGGCCCACATCTTTTATATTTTTCAACATTCTGCTGGTCTTAGCTGTATTTCATAACAACTTATAAATTGTATAGTACAAAGACATTAACGCAACATTTCAAAAAGATAATTGTCAATCGCCAATATAAATCACCACAAAAAAAACCATGATTAAAACAGTCACAAAAGAAGAAGAAGAAGAATAATAATAGAGGATGAAGAGGCAATATGTGCTTGTTCACGGTGGTTGCCACGGAGCATGGTGCTGGTACAAAATAAAACCGATGCTAGAACATACCGGTCACCATGTGACGGTTGTTGATCTAACGGCGTCTGGTGTGAACATGAGCAAAGTAGAAGAGATTCAGACTTTGGAGGATTACGCTAAGCCGTTGCTCCAGGTTCTGAAGTCGTTTGGCTCCGATGATAAAGTGATCCTCGTCGCGCATAGCATGGGTGGAATATCTGCTGCTTTTGCAGCCGACATGTTTCCTCGTAAGATCTCTGTTGCTGTCTTCGTTACATCTTTTATGCCTGACACGACCAATCCACCTTCATACGTTTTTGAAAAGGTACACAACACTAATAATAATAAAAAAACACTACTAATCAAGCCTAAAGTGTCGGGTGCATTATTAGATGATAAATGATTATTACTTTTGTTTTATAAATATTTTAATTTTCTTAGTTAGGACAAGGGTTCTCTAATTTTATGGTTTTTTTTTTTTTTTGGCTATCTAATTTTATGGTTTTGACGTTTAGGTTTTCAAAATTATGTAGATTTTCAGAATTTTTAAAAAGAAGCTTTTTAAGTTTTTTTTTTAATTCTGATAATGTGATTGGAACTGCAGCTTATAGGAAGCCACTCAGATTCAGAAGAAATTGATTTGAAGCTTGAGACTTACGGAACTAATGATCATCCTCTAATGACTGTTTTTATTGGACCTAAGTACTTGAAAAACATGTATCTACTCTCTCCTATCGAAGTAAGACTCAAGAAATGCTCTGCTTTTTACAAAATACACAATTGAGAATTACAATATAACATTTTGTTGGTTGATTATTAGGATTTTGAATTGGCCAAAATGCTGGTGAGAGTTGCACCGGCTATGACCAGTAATCTGACGGGAACAAAAAGCTTGACCGAAGAAGGATATGGCTCGGTTACTCGTGTGTATATCGTATGCGGTGAGGACAAGGGTATAAGCCAAGAGTACCAGCGATGGATGATCGAGAATTTTCCGGTTAAAGAAGTTATGGAGATCGAAGATGCAGATCATATGCCAATGTTCTCCAAGCCGCAAGAACTTTGTGATCGCTTACTAAAGATTGCTGATAAATATGCATAAACAAACCTCAGAATGATCTCATTGTTGTCATAATATTAGTAAAAATAATCTTCAACATCCACCACCATGGTAGGATACATGTTTCATGAGAAGGATGATTATATCAATAAGATTTATGAGATGAAAAAATTCACCGCTTATGATCGAAGAGCAGGACACACACGCAATGAATTCTTGAGTAGCATAAAAAACAACAAAAACAAGTAATTTCTAAATGTCTAAGGAAGGATTGATTACTTTAGCTAGTTTTGCTAATAAGATCAAAGGAAGTAATCATCAAGTGAAGAGCAGTTATCTTCCGCCACAAGCTTCATAAGAAGTCGTTTTTATAGTCTTCGACGACACATGCCAGAAAAAAGACTGCGAGCTACACATA is a genomic window containing:
- the LOC106302114 gene encoding methylesterase 9-like — translated: MKRQYVLVHGGCHGAWCWYKIKPMLEHTGHHVTVVDLTASGVNMSKVEEIQTLEDYAKPLLQVLKSFGSDDKVILVAHSMGGISAAFAADMFPRKISVAVFVTSFMPDTTNPPSYVFEKLIGSHSDSEEIDLKLETYGTNDHPLMTVFIGPKYLKNMYLLSPIEDFELAKMLVRVAPAMTSNLTGTKSLTEEGYGSVTRVYIVCGEDKGISQEYQRWMIENFPVKEVMEIEDADHMPMFSKPQELCDRLLKIADKYA